The Porites lutea chromosome 9, jaPorLute2.1, whole genome shotgun sequence sequence GCGTATTGACTTACTTACCAAGCGCGGGAGCCGTACTACTGGGCAATATTGGCCCAAGGTCGTACCATGAAAAACCGTAGGCCAATATTAAAGCTTTTAGCGAAAAAAGTGGTCGAAACTCCCCTTAAATGAACCAGTCTTCAATTAGCCCAAGCTCACCTTGTACTTGAAGGTGCAAAACTGCTTGAACGTTTGAAACTCCATTCGATGCGACACACTTAAACTCTCCTTGATCTCTTGGATACAGAACACTTCTTATTCTAAGAATTTGAACCGTATGCAACGTATGTAATCCTGAAGTTTCCTCGTTTTCTTCATAAACCTCATAAGCAGTATCCTTGCAACTTTTTCGATCATTTACTGTTCGTTTGCTGTGtagttgcttttcttttctgtacCAGGTAACGTTAGGTTTAGGAGCTCCATTTGCTATACATTTGAGGATCTTTGTCGATCCCTCCTCTAGAACTATAGTTTTTCCATTACGGGGTGCAGTGATTCTAGGTGCTGTTGGAGCTATCGACAAAAAAACGGTGTTAGAACGTTACATTATTCAAAGACATGTATTAATTAAGGTACGAAGTCAACAACCCGCAAAACAGGAGTTGAAACTTTATCATCATCGTATTTAAAGAACTCATTAAACATCAGTTAAAGTTTTTGTATAAACTTTCATTCAGTAAGTTAGACGTTTTATAACCATGTTAGGTACTTATTCAGGTATAAGTATTGAACATCAATTAAGTTTTTGTATGCATTTTAATGAAGTAAGTAAGACATTTTTGAACTACTTATAGTATAAGCATGTTGGTAAAAAATCAGCTTTTTGTTTCAACTGTCTGTTTGTTGTTTAATTTGTCAatttagttgttgtttatttttattcaataGTATATTAAGAACAACAGTACATGGTTACAAGCAATAATCTTTCAGAACGCTTAAAAATATGTTGCAAGTTCTGAAAGTTCACCAGACTACATTTAACCTACTTTGgtctgcgtagcaggcgcttggaagtgaTATGCGAGAAAGAACGACCGGAGGCGCGTGAGAGAGACACGTCTCTCCCCTCACGTGTCTCCGTAGCGCGCCCCATTCTTTCCTGCAAAATACTTCCAAACGCCTGCTACGTAAGCTAAACGGCTTAATTAGGCTCAACTTACCTTTTACTCTAATGACGATGAGCTTGAAGTCAGATTTATCAGGTTCAACCAATACGTTGCACTTGTACGTACCAGAGTCTTCAGGCTGTGCATTTGTAATGTTCAGAATAGCCTGTACTCTGTTTGTAGACAAATTTCTGTTGACGGTCACTTGGCTGTCAGGGACAGCAGCATATGATTCACCATCATCCTCTTGCTTTTCCCACTTTAGTTTACACACTGTAGCACCTTCACATTCACACGTAACTTCTCCACTCTGCCCTTGCAGCACGTATATTGATTTGTTTGGTATCAAAACAAAATGTCTTGGTAGCTCAGCTGCAGAAGATGTTTAAGAATCAGGTATTTTAACGTGAATTAAACGAACAtgaaacaagctaaaacaacagcaaagtaAACGAAAGTAAGAAGGAAGACGATATAATATGTACTGGATACTAGTTCTACGGTATGGCAAACGGTAAATACTTCGGTTGCGGATGTTTGAAAATAGTGGGAGACTCCGTGGCTTATCCGAATATGATATATTCATCAACAGGCACCCACTCGACAAAAATGTAATCCAGTGTTTAAGTTTTAAATTATCGCGGTTTTAAACAGATGTTTTTAATCGTGTTTAGATAAAGTATGTCTTATATGTCTATGTCCGTCTTTCTCTAATGATATCTataggaataaataaaaaatctaTGGGAATATTTGATGTTTTACTTAAGCTTAAGAAAGCAGCCAACACTTCGCAATGCCAACAGTGGTATCTCCAAATGGTATGTGAGGAACGAGCGCAAAAAACATCTCTCTAAGATTAAAAGACCTTATTCGTGATACGCGCTGCACAGACTTAAGATTGATGGGATAAacgcaatgtcacgtggtttctcggGGGCAAACAACTGATAAAATGtacatataataataataataataataataataataataataataatactaataataataataataataataatactaataatgatattagtaataataataatgataataatagtagtaataataataataattcctttatttaccctcggcagtatttatgGCACTTAATGCTGTTGGGGCCTTGCAAATGactaaaacaaataattcaaatcatGACATAACATGGTTACGAATCCCAACTGGtcggaggcaaaccagctggctattcactgagcgtggtcgaggatttgaactatGGACTACTGTGAAAAAATCCAGCTAACGGTCTGGCCGGGACGTGAAGTCGGGGCCTCCGAATTGTAAGTCCCACcctctaaccgctcggccacgctACCGTCTCCAAAATGTGCCGAAACAAGAAATCGTGTTCCAGGTGATTCATTCTAGACACCATAAATGTCTTGTTATGAGGGAATAAACAAACCCATGATTACTTGTATTACCTGACTGCTTTCTATCGTGTGTTTgcccccctgagaaaccacgcgACACATAATCCTTATTAAGCGCTTGCAGAGTATTGCGAGTATCGTGAAGATGGTCTAGCCCTCAGCGAATCAACACACCTGATTGTACGAAAAAGAATCCATGATTACTGGGCCATTGAATAGTCTTCCCCGACTGGTCTGTCGCCCTACAAGCGTAGATTCCGCCATCTCGCAAAACGATATTTATTAAAGTGAACACTTGTTTCTTCAAGGCAACTTTATTTGGTGTGACTGGCTTCTCACTCCAAGAAGCTCCAAAATTGTCAGAAAACAAAAGTGACACTGCAGCGTTTGGATCATCTGTTGAACAATTGAAGTCAACACTCCTGCCAACGTGAGATGACAGGACTAGTGGAGGATCCTGGAGGAATTCCAGGGCTACTGCACCTGCCGAGTTGAAACGAAAATTCCCTTCAAAATTAGTCCCAATTAGAAGTTAGTCCCATTTTAACTtcatctcttttttcttttctcactaAGAGGTTTTAAGTAATGATGATTACCatgataataacaatttattgaCATATCATATTCAGATCGATATCATGGTTTTTTGTTTGCCGTTCCGGATCTAGGACAAGATTGAAAATGTTCCAGACTTTCTGAGACGAAGGCCAAACCGGTGTACCTGCATGGAGAAAAATACCTCTCAAATCAAGGATGCGAATAAATTGAATCAACAACAAACTTCACTCACATTTGGCGTCAACTCCAGTCTAATCAATTTAATCAACTACAAACTTGGCGTCAGAGCACAGGCGACATGGTCCTCTCAGAGACTAAAATCTCTGTTTATTTAGCCGCTTGTGTTTACTTTTGTCTAAAAACTTGTGACTTTCTGTTAATCTTAATTGATTATAAACCGTCCTTTTACTTAACGGGTTTATAAGGATAATAGTCAGACCTCTATGTGAAAAAGCCGGCAACAGTAATCATATCATTCTTGAAATTGTTGTGGAATTATCTGACGTAAAAACTGCAGTGCTTTATAAAAGAGAACGTTTACAACTACGTTTTTCTTAACACGCAACGCCATAGAAAAATAGAAGGACGAGGAAGTGTCAAGGCAGTAGGGTTTGCCTCAGAGTGTCCGCATAGTTACTCATCGAAGTGCTTAGTTTTATGATGAAAAGGGACCTAGTGAAATTCTAGTCTGAGTAACCTTGGAGGCGAACTTTTCAGTCATGCACTTGAAAGAACTGTTTTGTAGTTAACCTAATAACTTCAAGAAGACTGGAAATTTTCTGGTTAGCTGGTGTCATTGGGCGAAAATATATACAGAGAAACTCGAGTCAGCTTACCTGGCACTGCAGCTAAGAGGAAAAtggaacaacagaaaaaaactgtATGCAGAAAGTGGATGTTGCCTGAATCAAATCTAATTGTTGCCACTAAACTACACTGAAGAACGAATCTTTCGGAAGCAACATTTTTCCCCACTCTTCGCTTGAATTCGACCATATTGTACACTTTAGTCCAGCAATTTATCACAAATCATCGACATCACTTTTACAAGCTATTTGCAACTAATATTGCTTAAAACGTGCAGTATATATATACCATTTAAGGAATTTAAAGAGTTTTAATGCCACAAGTTATACATAACAATCATTCACGACATTATTGTAGTTAATCTGTCGAGTGCCTATCTTCTTATATCCCTTAAGAACACAAAGCATCCTATTGGAAACGTGCCTTTAAGTTAAACCTTTGAGCTCCTTCCAAGGTTTAggaccaaaataataattttttatttctattctgtaatgtctttattttttttttgtaaggaTAATTTCTTCATTTGGCAGAAGATTAATAATTATAGTTCACGAATTTGTCGCTATACGTTGGATAATTTCGTGTTGACGCTAAACTCTTTGTGGCAATTTGCCCTCTTGAtgtcttctttttgtttgtttgcccttttttggccaaaaaaccATTTGACAATGAAAGGAGAAACAAGGTAATTAGTGGGCCATGTCTATTTTTACCGCATACGAAAGATTGCCACAAGGGCGGAGCCGTTTTCCTCCGGTAGCTGGAGAAACTCCTTCTCAAAGGATAAGACCATTTCTTCTTTATCAGCGTGTCACATACAAAGACATCTTAAACTGTTAACAACTGGAAAAAAAGGATATCCCAAATTTTGACCTCAATTATCACTTTTCATGACTAGAGGCACAGTTTGCCAAAACTGACAGGCTTATCATTTTAAGTGCCATTTTAGCTCAGTGTAGCGCATGGACACTCAAtctgagaattttttttcttgaaagcaATTACTGTTTATCAAAGCTTCAATTATTCTTAAgcttattattatcgttattattattattattattattattatttagtattGACAATTATTATTGTATAATTTTGGGACCACTTTTATTTAAATCCTTTTTGCAAGTCTATATAAACTGCGTATGTTATTCACCTCAAGTACAATTAACATTAAAGGATATACATTTCCGGTAAATGTTGCTAAATAGGTCGGGATGACTGGTGGATTCAAGTCGGGAAAGAGAAGTGACAGCAAAACGAGGAGCGGACGAATTGACTGAATTCACATGAAATATAAAATAGAGGGGACTAAAATgaaaaaggtaaacaaaaaatagtgTTTTGATTTCAATGTTTCATTGTCAGGATTAAGAGTATATTCTCACGTCACTCATAACAACCTGCATGACATTCCATTTCAGGATAGTATTGTCTCATTTCCAATTTTATCTTTTGCCATTTTTTATTGCCAACTGACAATCTTTCATTTCCGTGTTTTAATAACATCGTATATGTCCGCTCAAATTTTCGTGGCGCCGGTTGATCTTATTGCCCAAAGTGGCCCTGACGTTGTCGCTTGATCCGGTCACTTCCTAGTTCTAAGCCTACACTCACCTCTGAAGATTAATCAAGTAAGCGAAGAAACAAATTCTCTCTTTGCAGGGAATGATGAAAATGCGCATTTTAGCTTCATAGCTGTTAATTAGAGTATGATATAGAACAATGGTTCGCCAAGTTTTTGGTTCCCGATCTGCCAAGGGTTTTAAAATAGCCAGCAAACccgtatccccccccccccccttcccccgttATTAGGGCTTTaattagcatcgacgacggcgacgacagtGAAAACGTCATTTTAAAAACGAATTCGCGTTGTTTCAACCTTAGTCGCATTTATTCCAAttcgcttaaaatgtcaaataCAGGGGAATTTCCCTGGAATTGATTTATTTGGGACCGCAATCACGtttgaaaagagaaagaaaactatGTCGCCGCTTACTTCGTCCTCCATTatacgtgaaattaggcattttcacgttgtagtcctgcagtgacggcaaagaaaatACAGTGATGtgcaaaaaaagcgtgatgcacgtgcaaagttgtggTTTCGCTTAGTAAAACTATTGCAGCTTTTTTGACGTTATCATTGCTGTTGGTGTCGTCGTTTGTAAACTCCGTAATGAGAAACGTGAGTCTTCTAAAGAAGAATTTCGTAATTTCGTATCTCGAAGGCGGTCACGACATCGAGTACTGATATGAATGAGTCACCAGCGAAGTTAGAATCGAATTGATGAGCGGAAAAAAAAACCACTCACAAAATCGTCTCCTATAAAAACCATAGCCTTGACcaaattgaattattttatgaTGCTTCCATTACAGATTTAGTTTTCACAGACAGAGTTTTTGAGCCGAATTAGATGGAATTTTCGTAGAGGGTATGTCACAGACTAATATCCAATAAGATagagaaagttttttttcccgtttttgcgCTAAATTTAGAATTAAGAAGCATCAAGgaccataatggctcttggaaGCATTGTTCTCATAAGACCCTCCTAATGGGCGGTCGTTACCGCCAGCAGGGGCAAAACAACCCAATTTATCTTCGGCGAGACAAAACCGGATCACTTTAGGTATTTGATTCGAATATTTACACAGGACTGCCAAGAGTAAAAGTTTGCTTATTCCTGTgctgaaggaaagaaaaaaaaagtacagtacatcattattataatcataattTTTGAGTTTCGTTCAGGctttgtgctttttttttctctcttgcagTCTTTAATCCCAATAAAAGTGTTCATTAGCAAAATGCGTATCGTGTCAGTTCATCTTTTCTCAGGTCAGTGTTTTACTGCCCAGCATCTGTTCGCAGCATTATACTTAGGATTTCAGTGTAAACTTTAGTTTCATTAATGAATGCTGTTTTTAGGTTTGATTGTCCTTTCCGTGACTGGTGCGTTGGATGACAACGTTAGATGTCAAAGCGCTATCCTCCCTTTTCAGTTTGATTATTTCTTATTGATTTGTTACGTTAGGAAGTAACTTGAGCGCTCTTGCGTCGACATGATTAATATAGGGGGCGCCTTCATTGTTTGCTTGAACAAAAACTACACTAAAGCTCAATTGTGTCTTTGTCTATCCTATTGAAAAACTCCAAGGCTTCTATTAGCATAGATAAACAGACAGAATTTATCACTATCAGTCTTAAAAGTTGACCGCCAACGCTTGCTTTCATATCTAATATTGGAGTCAATCGATGAAGTATCCGTGCTATTCCTAAGGTGAAGTGAAATTGCTGTTATTGTACGTTGTGACGAGAAcacaacaaacacaacaaattgGATCAAGCGGATAAGACAGATCAGCTGACAGATTGAATTATACTGGATCTACGCTGTCTTAACTGCGAACAGGGCGAAGAAGCTAAAAAAAGCaacctacccccccccccccccccccgccccctcccgaagaaaaaaaaaataggcttTACCTGCAAACAGACCCTGACCTTATGCGGTAATGCGGTgaagttgttttcttttctatcAAAAAGAGCGCTTagtgttctttttctttaagaagTTCGTTTGTGGTAGTTTTGGACATTCTTAAATAAACGTCCTAACGATATGAAGTTTGAAGTTATTAGCGCTATCGCTGACTAAACCGGCTGCCGGCTGCCGGCTGTAAGTTACACAGTTTTAAGATGTTTCTCTCCCCGCTGAACTTTGGTTTAATCGGTTATAAACTAAAATTACTTGGTTTCCtacatgtgttttttttctctttttaaagaacgcttttattcgcaattaaaaatttCTCAAACCCAGCGCTCAATTAATATAATTATCTTGCTTTATACAAACAGGCGTTGATTTCTTCCCAATGAATATTGAAATAGCTACAAGTGTTTCATGATTGGATAGTCCATGACGTCTGCCCATTTCTCATTGGCTGAAAACACCACCATAgtctttttgtctataaatTTGAGCCACCATGCGGATGGTTGGGCGAAATCATAACACCACCACACCATAAACATCTCTCCTCACGTGTACTGGGGATATGCGTGTAATAGCCCACAGCACTAATGTTGGTTCACCCCATTCAGTTTTCGCTTTACGCATTCCCTTTATCCAACTCATCCGATTCGTGCTCCAATTCATTCAAAGCGTCATATATTTTAGTGTCTCTCCTATTCAGTACACTGTCTCATTGTTCACTCAGTAATTCGCTTCATCGAGGCATTCATGCCATTTCTTCTTTACCCTCAGCAAAACTTGCTCAACTTATAATCTCAGCGattaaacaatttatttctCAATACTCGATCATTACTGATTTCACAAAcgctaagaaatatttttctgcCAGGCCGATTGTTTACTAGTCCAACCTCGTCAATTTGAGGTATCTTAACAGCATTTGAGGAAGACAAAGTTCAATTAACGTTCCAAAATCAAACAGTTTCATGATAAATTGATTCGGAAAGTTTGATATTATTGCAGCAATGAAATTTGGTTATCAATTATATAAAAGCAAACGATATGTCAATAATAAGCGAAAAATAGCTGACTTT is a genomic window containing:
- the LOC140948796 gene encoding neural cell adhesion molecule 2-like — its product is MVEFKRRVGKNVASERFVLQCSLVATIRFDSGNIHFLHTVFFCCSIFLLAAVPGAVALEFLQDPPLVLSSHVGRSVDFNCSTDDPNAAVSLLFSDNFGASWSEKPVTPNKVALKKQVFTLINIVLRDGGIYACRATDQSGKTIQWPSNHGFFFVQSAELPRHFVLIPNKSIYVLQGQSGEVTCECEGATVCKLKWEKQEDDGESYAAVPDSQVTVNRNLSTNRVQAILNITNAQPEDSGTYKCNVLVEPDKSDFKLIVIRVKAPTAPRITAPRNGKTIVLEEGSTKILKCIANGAPKPNVTWYRKEKQLHSKRTVNDRKSCKDTAYEVYEENEETSGLHTLHTVQILRIRSVLYPRDQGEFKCVASNGVSNVQAVLHLQVQVDLVKHQKLRPPKPINVLQGQEARVKCDLHGTLTATLEWKKQTVSGDVPVPDSLVSVIKDRSIKRTRAVLKIKYVQMEDSGVYKCVSKAFGKTHFKLAYITVKESLAFLSRPPQVIRGRLGQDVVIDCSTNDNEATVSLLRKPHPFAHSTELKPKANKLSKERQVFTILNIDIGDAGIYSCAATNKANQTIQWRRLTGYFVFLSQETN